Proteins co-encoded in one Aphelocoma coerulescens isolate FSJ_1873_10779 chromosome 21, UR_Acoe_1.0, whole genome shotgun sequence genomic window:
- the ZBTB17 gene encoding zinc finger and BTB domain-containing protein 17, translated as MTDGSVETDLNAWKGETSGGETQPSGPQSSGYLRSSQHRAMDFPQHSQQVLEQLNQQRQLGLLCDCTFVVDGIDFKAHKAVLAACSDYFRMLFVDQKDVVHLDISNAAGLGQVLEFMYTAKLSLSPDNVEDVLAVAGFLQMQEIVSACNALKSLSVPPENPPGMSQQPPEIGADKVTADDKTSVAEAPGEPDKDKAAVPKAEGKEEKPEATAQPEAPAERPAGLEGTDAAIQEDPKANIPGLPQPSESAVGSGSPAASDTAGTGEMKPERKEEEGEMTVEEEDEGKIPEEEPAQLENGENAEDNESGSTDSGQENAGEPRLLRSGTYSDRTESKAYGSVTHKCEDCGKEFTHTGNFKRHIRIHTGEKPFSCRECNKAFSDPAACKAHEKTHSPLKPYGCEECGKSYRLISLLNLHKKRHTGEARYRCEDCGKLFTTSGNLKRHQLVHSGEKPYQCDYCGRSFSDPTSKMRHLETHDTDKEHKCPHCDKKFNQVGNLKAHLKIHIADGPLKCRECGKQFTTSGNLKRHLRIHSGEKPYVCVHCQRQFADPGALQRHVRIHTGEKPCQCLICGKAFTQASSLIAHVRQHTGEKPYVCERCGKRFVQSSQLANHIRHHDNIRPHKCTVCNKAFVNVGDLSKHIIIHTGEKPFLCDKCGRGFNRVDNLRSHVKTVHQGKAGIKILEPEEGDEVNIVTVASDDMVTLATEALAATAVTQLTVVPVAAAVTADETEALKAEITKAVKQVQEADPNTQILYACDSCGEKFLDASSLAQHVRIHTAQALVMFQAEPDFYQPYGAAGWPAEQVIPAGELLFRPRDGPAEPAPAPAPPAEGPPPPPE; from the exons ATGACG gatGGCAGCGTAGAGACTGATCTGAACGCCTGGAAAGGGGAAACCTCTGGAGGGGAGACACAACCCTCTGGCCCTCAATCCTCTGGATATCTCCGCTCCTCGCAGCACAGGG ccATGGATTTCCCGCAGCACAGCCAACaagtgctggagcagctgaaCCAGCAgcggcagctggggctgctctgcgACTGCACCTTCGTGGTGGATGGCATCGACTTCAAGGCCCAcaaggccgtgctggccgcctGCAGCGACTACTTCCGCATGCTCTTCGTGGACCAGAAGGACGTGGTGCACCTGGACATCAGCAACGCCGCAG GCCTGGGCCAGGTTCTGGAGTTCATGTACACGGCTAAGCTGAGCTTGAGCCCCGACAACGTGGAGGACGTGCTGGCCGTGGCAGGTTTCCTGCAGATGCAGGAGATCGTCAGTGCTTGCAACGCGCTCAAATCCCTCTCTGTGCCCCCAGAAAATCCCCCTGGGATGAGCCAGCAGCCCCCTGAGATTG GGGCCGACAAGGTGACGGCCGATGACAAGACATCGGTGGCAGAGGCTCCGGGGGAGCCTGACAAAGACAAAGCAGCTGTTCCCAAAGCcgaggggaaggaggagaagcCGGAGGCCACGGCACAGCCCGAGGCGCCTGCGGAGCGGCCGGCTGGCCTGGAAG GGACAGACGCTGCCATCCAGGAGGATCCCAAGGCCAACATTCCCGGGCTCCCGCAGCCGTCGGAGAGCGCAGTGGGCAGCGGCAGCCCCGCGGCCTCGGACACCGCCGGGACAGGAG AGATGAAGCcagaaaggaaggaggaagagggggagatGACagtggaggaggaagatgagggtAAAATccctgaggaggagccagcccAGCTGGAAAACGGGGAGAACGCTGAGGATAATGAGTCGGGAAGCACAGATTCCGGGCAGGAGAATGCGGGGGAGCCGCGCCTGCTGCGCTCCGGCACCTACAGCGACCGCACCGAGTCCAAGGCCTACGGCTCCGTCACACACAAGTGCGAG GACTGCGGGAAGGAGTTCACCCACACCGGGAACTTCAAGCGGCACATCCGTATCCACACCGGAGAGAAGCCCTTCTCCTGCAGGGAGTGCAACAAGGCCTTCTCCGACCCGGCTGCCTGCAAGGCCCACGAGAAGACGCACAG CCCGCTGAAGCCGTACGGCTGCGaggagtgcgggaagagctacCGACTCATCAGCCTCCTGAACCTGCACAAGAAGCGGCACACGGGCGAGGCCCGCTACCGCTGCGAGGACTGCGGGAAGCTCTTCACCACCTCGGGCAACCTGAAGCGGCACCAGCTGGTGCACAGCGGCGAGAAGCCCTACCAGTGCGACTACTGCGGGCGCTCCTTCTCCGACCCCACCTCCAAGATGCGCCACCTGGAGACGCACGACACCGACAAGGAGCACAAGTGTCCCCACTGCGACAAGAAGTTCAACCAG GTGGGGAATTTGAAGGCTCACCTGAAGATCCACATCGCAGATGGGCCCCTGAAGTGCCGGGAATGCGGGAAGCAGTTCACCACCTCAG gtaACCTGAAGCGGCACCTGCGGATCCACAGCGGGGAGAAGCCGTACGTGTGCGTGCACTGCCAGCGCCAGTTCGCCGACCCCGGCGCGCTCCAGCGCCACGTCCGCATCCACACCG GAGAGAAGCCGTGCCAGTGCTTGATCTGCGGGAAAGCCTTCACCCAGGCGAGCTCCCTCATCGCCCACGTGCGCCAGCACACCGGGGAGAAGCCCTACGTGTGCGAGCGCTGTGGGAAGAG GTTTGTCCAGTCGAGCCAGCTGGCCAACCACATCCGCCACCACGACAACATCCGGCCCCACAAATGCACCGTCTGCAACAAAGCCTTCGTCAACGTGGGTGACCTGTCCAAGCACATCATCATCCACACCG GGGAGAAGCCGTTCCTGTGTGACAAGTGCGGGCGCGGCTTCAACCGCGTGGACAACCTGCGCTCGCACGTGAAGACCGTGCACCAGGGCAAGGCCGGCATCAAGATCCTGGAGCCCGAGGAGGGCGACGAGGTCAACATCGTCACAGTGGCGTCCGATGACATGGTGACACTGGCCACCGAGGCGCTGGCTGCCACCGCTGTCACGCAGCTCACGG TGGTGCCCGTGGCGGCCGCGGTGACGGCGGACGAGACCGAAGCACTTAAAGCCGAGATCACCAAAGCGGTGAAGCAGGTGCAGGAGGCAG ACCCCAACACGCAGATCCTTTACGCCTGCGACTCCTGCGGGGAGAAGTTCCTGGACGCCAGCAGCCTGGCGCAGCACGTGCGCATCCACACGGCCCAGGCGCTCGTCATGTTCCAGGCCGAGCCGGACTTTTACCAGCCCTACGGGGCCGCGGGCTGGCCGGCAGAGCAGGTCATCCCCGCCGGGGAGCTCCTGTTCCGGCCCCGCGACGGCCCCGCCgagccggccccggccccggcccccccggccgaggggccgcccccgccccccgagtga